Proteins encoded together in one Triticum dicoccoides isolate Atlit2015 ecotype Zavitan chromosome 7B, WEW_v2.0, whole genome shotgun sequence window:
- the LOC119336580 gene encoding uncharacterized protein LOC119336580 translates to MESIAIATTSRALPPRFPSALLRRRRRAASLVPVASASKRRDGGEGEDAGAHKPSRRPSSSSGGEPTGLAPYGLSFSPFSKDAAMGLVMSAATGSGWTTGSGMEGPPMAGGAANRPEVSTLPWSLFTKSPRRRMRVAFTCNVCGQRTTRAINPHAYTDGTVFVQCCGCNIFHKLVDNLNLFHEMKCYVGPDFRYEGDAPFNYLDGGDDDDNGNIFPLL, encoded by the exons ATGGAGTCCATCGCGATCGCCACCACCTCCCGCGCCCTGCCGCCGCGGTTCCCCTCCGCCCTGCTCCGGCGCCGGCGCCGCGCCGCCTCCTTGGTCCCGGTCGCGTCCGCCTCCAAGC GGAGAGACGGCGGCGAGGGGGAGGACGCCGGAGCCCACAAGCCGTCCAGGCGGCCGTCTTCGTCCTCGGGGGGCGAGCCCACGGGCCTCGCGCCCTACGGCCTCTCCTTCTCGCCCTTCTCCAAG GACGCGGCCATGGGGCTGGTGATGAGCGCGGCGACGGGGAGCGGCTGGACGACGGGTTCGGGGATGGAGGGCCCGCCGATGGCCGGGGGCGCCGCGAACCGGCCGGAGGTGTCGACGCTGCCGTGGTCGCTCTTCACAAAGTCCCCGCGGCGGAGGATGCGGGTGGCCTTCACCTGCAACGTCTGCGGGCAGCGCACAACTCGCGCCATCAACCCGCACGCCTACACCGACGGCACTGTGTTTGTTCAG TGCTGCGGCTGCAACATCTTCCACAAGCTGGTGGACAACCTGAACCTGTTCCACGAGATGAAGTGCTACGTCGGTCCCGACTTCCGGTACGAGGGGGACGCCCCGTTCAACTACCTCGACGGCGGcgatgatgatgacaacggcaACATCTTTCCGCTTCTCTAG
- the LOC119336578 gene encoding DDB1- and CUL4-associated factor 8-like produces MPAEGTRMAGLWEREVGRLRPKRFADSVRASEDFVNSLGIQKRLREHRGCVNTISFNSTGSLLLSGSDDRTVVLWDWERARPALQIHTGHENNVLHAQFMPLSDDRSIVTCGADGEVRYMQIEEGGRTVVDQVVETEYAVHRLAVEPGSPHTFYSAGQDGSVWRFDLRGKQSKELFKVGVVYDDGVNDALDLYAIAVDPRNPYRVAVCGSDEFVRLYDTRKYLHGDFGCPIDYFCPPGLITKNEDGITGLAFSQTGEILASYSCDNIYLFEREHGLHFNDFKVGVMPLFGDGVGAALPLYKDKLPEPRSFVGHRNKQTVKGVNFLGPNCDYVASGSDCGHVFIWRKKDGELMRAMKGDKRIVNCVEQHPSEIVVASSGIATDVKIWAPGDCDPSTIDFDEGDEDAFMFSSMSSDDSDISDLMDDFIFAPPGSGSGSSDGDEDGDDDDDDGDTDDDDDDDDDEEGDEEEDEEGVTSDGDSGDEDDEGGGGAEDMDDDD; encoded by the exons atgccggcggAGGGGACCCGGATGGCCGGGCTGTGGGAGCGGGAGGTCGGCCGGCTCCGGCCCAAGCGCTTCGCCGACTCCGTCAGGGCCTCCGAG GACTTTGTGAATTCCCTCGGCATCCAGAAGCGGCTGCGGGAGCACCGGGGCTGCGTCAACACCATCAGCTTCAACAGCACCGGGAGCCTGCTCCTCTCCGGGTCGGACGACCGCACCGTCGTGCTGTGGGACTGGGAGCGAGCCAGGCCGGCCCTGCAGATCCACACCGGCCACGAGAACAACGTGCTCCACGCGCAGTTCATGCCCCTCTCCGACGACCGGAGCATCGTCACCTGCGGCGCCGACGGGGAG GTGCGGTACATGCAGATAGAGGAAGGGGGCCGTACGGTCGTGGATCAGGTCGTCGAGACGGAGTACGCGGTGCACAGGTTGGCCGTCGAGCCAGGGAGCCCCCACACCTTCTACAGCGCCGGGCAAGATGGATCCGTGTGGCGC TTTGACCTAAGGGGGAAGCAGTCCAAAGAGCTCTTTAAAGTTGGGGTGGTTTACGATGATGGCGTGAATGATGCCCTCGACCTCTACGCCATCGCTGTGGACCCAAGAAATCCGTATCGTGTGGCAGTCTGTGGATCCGATGAGTTTGTGAGGTTATATGACACCCGCAAGTATCTGCACGGGGATTTCGGTTGCCCAATTGATTACTTCTGCCCTCCGGGTTTGATTACCAAAAACGAAGATGGAATAACCGGTCTGGCATTCTCACAGACCGGCGAGATATTAGCGTCATATAGTTGTGACAATATCTACCTTTTCGAGAGAGAGCATGGGTTGCACTTCAACGATTTTAAGGTTGGTGTGATGCCCCTGTTTGGTGACGGTGTGGGTGCCGCCTTACCCCTTTATAAAGACAAGTTGCCTGAACCTCGGTCTTTCGTGGGACACCGTAACAAGCAAACCGTTAAGGGTGTCAACTTCCTTGGTCCCAATTGTGACTATGTTGCCTCTGGATCAGACTGCGGCCATGTATTTATTTGGAGAAAGAAGGATGGGGAGCTCATGCGAGCGATGAAAGGAGACAAACGGATCGTCAACTGTGTTGAACAGCATCCTTCTGAGATTGTTGTTGCAAGCAGCGGCATTGCTACAGACGTCAAGATTTGGGCACCTGGTGATTGTGACCCCTCCACGATTGACTTTGATGAG GGCGACGAAGACGCGTTCATGTTCAGCAGCATGAGCAGCGACGACTCTGACATCTCGGACCTGATGGACGATTTTATCTTTGCGCCCccgggctccggctccggctcctccGACGGGGATGAAgatggtgacgacgatgatgatgatggggacacggacgacgacgatgacgacgacgacgacgaggaaggcgatgaagaggaggatgaggagggcGTGACATCAGACGGAGATTCGGGCGACGAAGACGACGAGGGGGGTGGCGGCGCCGAAGACATGGACGACGATGATTGA
- the LOC119336544 gene encoding serine/arginine-rich splicing factor SR45a-like isoform X1 has protein sequence MADSPRRRYTRPSRSPSPYKGRQKQMSRSRSPVAQSQSRSPSPDPRAQARSRSRSPAREREPEAVNHGNTLYITGLSSRVTDKELREYFNKEGKVVSCHVVLEPHTRVSRGFAFITMDTVEDAERCIKYLNQSELQGRNITVEKSRRGRPRTPTPGSYLGHRYERREMQRGGRFRRGGYGRDDYYGNSYRRSPPPMYREYRDTRDYPPYRDTRDYSPPHRDARDYYDGRGGRGYSPHRSPPPYGGRARRERSRSLPYSPYRMPERGYGRRAGGGGYDR, from the exons ATG gccgactccccgcgCCGGAG GTACACAAGGCCCTCAAGGTCCCCTTCTCCTTATAAGGGACGCCAAAAGCAAATGTCAAGGTCAAGATCACCTGTAGCCCAATCCCAGTCTAGATCTCCATCGCCTGATCCTAGAGCTCAGGCGAGGTCAAGATCTCGAAGCCCTGCGAG GGAGCGGGAGCCTGaagccgtaaatcatggaaatACTCTGTACATTACTGGACTTTCTTCTAGGGTGACTGACAAAGAACTTAGAGAGTACTTCAATAAGGAAGGAAAG GTGGTTTCTTGTCATGTTGTTCTTGAACCCCACACACGTGTTTCTCGTGGATTTGCTTTCATCACCATGGACACTGTTGAAGATGCTGAACGCTGCATCAAGTATCTCAACCAGTCAGAACTGCAAGGCCGGAACATCACAGTTGAAAAG TCACGCAGAGGCCGCCCAAGGACGCCTACTCCTGGGAGCTATCTGG GCCATCGCTATGAGCGCAGAGAGATGCAGCGTGGAGGTAGATTCCGCAGAGGAGGCTATGGTCGTGACGACTACTATGGCAACAGCTACCGCAGGTCTCCGCCTCCCATGTACCGAGAATACAGGGACACCCGGGACTACCCTCCCTACAGGGACACCCGCGACTACTCCCCACCCCACAGGGATGCCCGAGACTACTATGACGGCAGGGGTGGCCGGGGCTACTCCCCCCACAGGTCTCCCCCTCCTTATGGTGGCAGGGCAAGGAGGGAGCGGTCTAGGTCGCTGCCCTACTCCCCGTACCGTATGCCCGAAAGGGGCTATGGCCGCCGTGCTGGTGGCGGTGGCTATGACAGGTGA
- the LOC119336544 gene encoding serine/arginine-rich splicing factor SR45a-like isoform X2 encodes MSRSRSPVAQSQSRSPSPDPRAQARSRSRSPAREREPEAVNHGNTLYITGLSSRVTDKELREYFNKEGKVVSCHVVLEPHTRVSRGFAFITMDTVEDAERCIKYLNQSELQGRNITVEKSRRGRPRTPTPGSYLGHRYERREMQRGGRFRRGGYGRDDYYGNSYRRSPPPMYREYRDTRDYPPYRDTRDYSPPHRDARDYYDGRGGRGYSPHRSPPPYGGRARRERSRSLPYSPYRMPERGYGRRAGGGGYDR; translated from the exons ATGTCAAGGTCAAGATCACCTGTAGCCCAATCCCAGTCTAGATCTCCATCGCCTGATCCTAGAGCTCAGGCGAGGTCAAGATCTCGAAGCCCTGCGAG GGAGCGGGAGCCTGaagccgtaaatcatggaaatACTCTGTACATTACTGGACTTTCTTCTAGGGTGACTGACAAAGAACTTAGAGAGTACTTCAATAAGGAAGGAAAG GTGGTTTCTTGTCATGTTGTTCTTGAACCCCACACACGTGTTTCTCGTGGATTTGCTTTCATCACCATGGACACTGTTGAAGATGCTGAACGCTGCATCAAGTATCTCAACCAGTCAGAACTGCAAGGCCGGAACATCACAGTTGAAAAG TCACGCAGAGGCCGCCCAAGGACGCCTACTCCTGGGAGCTATCTGG GCCATCGCTATGAGCGCAGAGAGATGCAGCGTGGAGGTAGATTCCGCAGAGGAGGCTATGGTCGTGACGACTACTATGGCAACAGCTACCGCAGGTCTCCGCCTCCCATGTACCGAGAATACAGGGACACCCGGGACTACCCTCCCTACAGGGACACCCGCGACTACTCCCCACCCCACAGGGATGCCCGAGACTACTATGACGGCAGGGGTGGCCGGGGCTACTCCCCCCACAGGTCTCCCCCTCCTTATGGTGGCAGGGCAAGGAGGGAGCGGTCTAGGTCGCTGCCCTACTCCCCGTACCGTATGCCCGAAAGGGGCTATGGCCGCCGTGCTGGTGGCGGTGGCTATGACAGGTGA